A section of the Saccharopolyspora gregorii genome encodes:
- a CDS encoding Rieske (2Fe-2S) protein, with product MGEQGVRFPLRRIRSPRWAEQPGTWRQARPELIAAALRRAQARPSGNWFVLAGSREISASRPFGRTVAGVELVAWRDGSGELHVGPGACPHLGAPLREARLHEGRLVCRWHGMCLGEGTAGWRTFPAHDDGVLAWVRLDAAGGEAPLPAPVLPTRPPPAGSVDAVATAVGVCEPRDVVANRLDPWHGSWFHPYSFANLEVLREPDAERDEFEVAVSFRLTGGVGVPVRATFTAPEPRTVVMHIVAGEGLGSVVETHATPLGRNSAGRPTTAVVEAVVAHSTRPGFRLARAAAGGLRPVMRWAALRLWRDDLAYAERRCELRGRSGG from the coding sequence ATGGGTGAGCAGGGAGTGCGGTTTCCGCTCCGGCGGATCCGCTCGCCGCGCTGGGCGGAGCAGCCGGGCACCTGGCGGCAGGCGCGGCCGGAGCTGATCGCGGCCGCGCTGCGGCGCGCGCAGGCCCGGCCGTCGGGGAACTGGTTCGTGCTGGCCGGGAGCCGGGAGATCTCCGCGTCGCGGCCGTTCGGGCGCACGGTGGCCGGTGTGGAACTGGTGGCGTGGCGCGACGGATCAGGGGAGTTGCACGTCGGTCCCGGCGCCTGCCCGCACCTGGGCGCCCCGCTGCGGGAGGCGCGGCTGCACGAGGGACGGCTGGTGTGCCGCTGGCACGGGATGTGCCTGGGGGAGGGGACTGCGGGCTGGCGCACCTTCCCCGCGCACGACGACGGGGTGCTCGCCTGGGTCCGCTTGGACGCGGCCGGCGGGGAGGCACCGCTGCCCGCGCCCGTGCTGCCGACCCGGCCGCCGCCGGCGGGCAGCGTCGACGCGGTGGCCACCGCGGTGGGGGTGTGCGAGCCGCGGGACGTGGTGGCGAACCGGTTGGACCCGTGGCACGGCTCGTGGTTCCACCCGTACTCGTTCGCGAACCTGGAGGTGCTGCGCGAGCCGGACGCGGAGCGGGACGAGTTCGAGGTCGCGGTGTCGTTCCGGCTGACCGGGGGAGTAGGGGTGCCGGTGCGCGCGACCTTCACCGCCCCGGAGCCGCGCACCGTGGTGATGCACATCGTGGCGGGGGAGGGCCTGGGCAGCGTCGTCGAGACGCACGCGACGCCGCTGGGCCGGAACTCGGCCGGGCGCCCGACGACGGCGGTGGTCGAAGCGGTGGTGGCGCATTCGACGCGGCCGGGTTTCCGGCTGGCCCGCGCGGCGGCGGGCGGGTTGCGGCCGGTGATGCGGTGGGCGGCGTTGCGGTTGTGGCGCGACGACCTGGCCTACGCGGAGCGCCGCTGCGAGCTCCGCGGCCGGTCCGGGGGCTGA
- a CDS encoding plasmid stabilization protein, with amino-acid sequence MPAGANRKQERQYEHIKHGAERRGSSEGRAEEIAARTVNKERAQQGQAKRRSKTSVQDISPERRGGLRSGNRTGPLGRTKAQLYQDARRAGIGGRSKMSKAELEKALSRG; translated from the coding sequence ATGCCCGCCGGAGCGAACCGCAAGCAGGAACGCCAGTACGAGCACATCAAGCACGGCGCCGAACGGCGCGGCAGCAGCGAAGGCCGGGCCGAGGAGATCGCCGCCCGCACCGTGAACAAGGAACGCGCGCAGCAGGGCCAGGCCAAGCGGCGCAGCAAGACCTCGGTGCAGGACATCTCACCGGAGCGCCGCGGCGGACTGCGCTCCGGGAACCGCACCGGGCCGCTCGGCCGCACCAAGGCGCAGCTCTACCAGGACGCGCGCCGGGCCGGGATCGGCGGCCGTTCGAAGATGAGCAAGGCCGAGCTGGAGAAGGCGTTGTCCCGCGGCTGA
- a CDS encoding S8 family serine peptidase has product MTAAESGTTGRYLVLLEDDATVLGARELNRLAGIRTASTADAAGAAPGALFSGAGGVVLHELGVALVDADPEQFTALQNSVRERGTPLAAIEAERRVFAIGSPQPAADAEVTWGLRAVRADQSTPTGKGIRVAVLDTGFDEQHPDFAGRDVVTGSFVEGQDAHDGHGHGTHCIGTACGPRSTQSGPGYGIASEASIYAGKVLSDEGSGGDSGILSGIQWAISNGCSVVSMSLGAPTEPGQPFSEAFERVARRAIERGTLIVAAAGNESQRSAGAIAPVGHPANCPSILAVGAVDEQGAVADFSSGTVDQIGQVDVVGPGVDVYSSWPGQERYRKLSGTSMATPHVAGVAALLAQQYPERAWGLWARLAQNAKRLPLPSTDIGAGIVQAP; this is encoded by the coding sequence ATGACCGCAGCCGAGAGTGGAACCACCGGCCGCTACCTGGTCCTGCTGGAGGACGACGCGACGGTGCTCGGTGCCCGGGAGCTCAACCGGCTCGCCGGTATCCGCACCGCCAGCACCGCCGACGCCGCGGGCGCCGCGCCCGGAGCGCTGTTCAGCGGCGCAGGCGGCGTCGTGCTGCACGAACTCGGCGTCGCGCTCGTCGACGCCGACCCGGAGCAGTTCACCGCGCTGCAGAACTCGGTGCGCGAACGCGGCACCCCGCTGGCGGCGATCGAAGCAGAGCGCCGGGTCTTCGCCATCGGATCCCCGCAACCCGCCGCCGACGCCGAAGTCACCTGGGGCCTGCGCGCCGTCCGGGCCGACCAGAGCACGCCCACCGGCAAGGGCATCCGGGTCGCCGTGCTCGACACCGGCTTCGACGAGCAGCACCCCGACTTCGCCGGCCGGGACGTCGTCACCGGGTCCTTCGTGGAGGGGCAGGACGCCCACGACGGGCACGGCCACGGCACGCACTGCATCGGCACCGCCTGCGGGCCGCGCAGCACCCAGTCCGGCCCGGGCTACGGCATCGCGTCCGAGGCGTCGATCTACGCGGGCAAGGTGCTCAGCGACGAGGGATCCGGCGGGGACAGCGGGATCCTGTCCGGCATCCAGTGGGCGATCTCCAACGGCTGCTCGGTGGTGTCGATGTCGCTGGGCGCGCCGACCGAACCGGGGCAGCCGTTCTCCGAAGCGTTCGAACGCGTGGCGCGGCGCGCCATCGAGCGCGGCACGCTCATCGTGGCCGCCGCGGGCAACGAGAGTCAGCGGTCGGCGGGAGCGATCGCGCCGGTCGGGCACCCGGCGAACTGCCCGTCGATCCTCGCCGTCGGCGCGGTGGACGAGCAGGGCGCGGTCGCCGACTTCTCCTCCGGCACGGTGGACCAGATCGGCCAGGTCGACGTGGTCGGGCCGGGGGTGGACGTGTACTCCAGCTGGCCGGGTCAGGAGCGCTACCGGAAGCTCAGCGGCACCAGCATGGCCACCCCGCACGTCGCGGGCGTCGCCGCGCTGCTCGCCCAGCAGTACCCGGAACGGGCGTGGGGCCTCTGGGCTCGCCTCGCGCAGAACGCCAAGCGCCTGCCGCTGCCGTCCACCGACATCGGCGCGGGCATCGTCCAGGCACCCTGA
- a CDS encoding universal stress protein translates to MDSTTENVIIVGVDGSEPSRAALRWAMRQAEHTGAAVRAVVAWEYPAFYSWEGGPMPPDDFQQAAERNMHDAVDAVTGPGSAVERVVVHGHSAQALLEAADGAELLVVGSRGHGGFYRTLLGSVSQRCAVHAKCPVVIVRE, encoded by the coding sequence ATGGACAGCACGACCGAGAACGTGATCATCGTGGGTGTCGACGGGTCCGAACCGTCCCGCGCGGCGCTGCGCTGGGCGATGCGGCAGGCCGAGCACACCGGCGCCGCGGTGCGCGCCGTGGTCGCCTGGGAATACCCGGCGTTCTACAGCTGGGAGGGCGGGCCGATGCCGCCGGACGACTTCCAGCAGGCCGCCGAGCGGAACATGCACGACGCGGTGGACGCGGTGACCGGACCGGGCAGCGCGGTGGAGCGCGTGGTGGTGCACGGGCACTCCGCGCAGGCGCTGCTGGAGGCCGCCGACGGCGCGGAGCTGCTGGTGGTCGGCAGCCGCGGCCACGGCGGCTTCTACCGCACGCTGCTGGGCTCGGTGAGCCAGCGCTGCGCGGTGCACGCGAAGTGCCCGGTGGTCATCGTCCGCGAATGA
- a CDS encoding NAD-dependent epimerase/dehydratase family protein gives MNDEKILVTGSAGHLGEALVRGLRAEGRDVVGLDLLPSRFTTATGSITDRELLRRCLDGVTGVLHAATLHKPHVGSHDRQAFVDTNVSGTLALLEESVAAGVRSFVFTSSTSAFGRALTPAPGEPATWITEDVVPVPRNVYGVTKIAAEQVCELVHRDHGLPVVVLRTSRFFPEDDDREDVRTAYDGLNAKVNEHLYRRVELQDAVDAHRLALARAPQLGFGRYIISATPPFSPQDAALLRTDAPEVVRRLFPDQEAEYARRGWRMFPSLDRVYANDRARADLGWTPRWDFRHVLDLLRADEDVRSPLTRAVGAKGYHPYPHGVYTRP, from the coding sequence GTGAACGACGAGAAGATCCTGGTCACCGGCAGTGCAGGCCACCTCGGGGAGGCGCTGGTGCGCGGCCTGCGCGCCGAAGGCCGCGACGTGGTGGGGCTGGACCTGCTGCCGTCCCGGTTCACCACGGCCACCGGCTCGATCACCGATCGGGAGCTGCTGCGCCGCTGCCTGGACGGAGTCACCGGCGTGCTGCACGCGGCGACGCTGCACAAGCCGCACGTCGGCTCGCACGACCGGCAGGCGTTCGTGGACACCAACGTCAGCGGGACGCTCGCGCTGCTGGAGGAATCCGTGGCCGCGGGGGTGCGGAGCTTCGTGTTCACCAGCAGCACCAGCGCGTTCGGCCGCGCGCTGACCCCGGCACCGGGCGAGCCCGCGACGTGGATCACCGAGGACGTGGTGCCGGTGCCGCGCAACGTCTACGGCGTCACCAAGATCGCCGCCGAGCAGGTCTGCGAACTGGTGCACCGCGACCACGGGCTGCCGGTGGTGGTGCTGCGCACCTCCCGCTTCTTCCCGGAGGACGACGACCGCGAGGACGTCCGCACCGCCTACGACGGGCTCAACGCGAAGGTCAACGAGCACCTGTACCGGCGGGTGGAGCTGCAGGACGCGGTGGACGCGCACCGGCTGGCGCTGGCGCGGGCCCCGCAGCTCGGGTTCGGCCGCTACATCATCAGCGCCACTCCCCCGTTCTCCCCGCAGGACGCGGCGCTGCTGCGGACCGACGCCCCCGAGGTGGTGCGGCGGCTGTTCCCCGACCAGGAGGCGGAGTACGCGCGGCGCGGCTGGCGGATGTTCCCCTCGCTGGACCGGGTGTACGCCAACGACCGGGCCCGTGCGGACCTCGGCTGGACGCCGCGGTGGGACTTCCGGCACGTGCTGGACCTGCTGCGCGCGGACGAGGACGTGCGCAGCCCGCTGACCAGGGCGGTCGGTGCGAAGGGCTACCACCCGTACCCGCACGGGGTCTACACCCGGCCCTGA